One genomic region from Corallococcus soli encodes:
- a CDS encoding YlxR family protein, with protein MRRATKRLGTHPIEITTSGPVRTCVGCGSRKAQAELTRFVVGPQGGVVADRQRRLPGRGAYLCGAGCLTAALKRKALGRAFRGKAGQVDPSQLGQAWE; from the coding sequence ATGCGCCGCGCAACGAAACGGCTTGGGACACATCCGATTGAAATCACGACGTCAGGTCCGGTCAGGACCTGCGTCGGGTGCGGTTCGCGCAAGGCACAGGCGGAACTCACCCGGTTCGTGGTAGGTCCCCAGGGCGGCGTGGTGGCGGACAGGCAGCGAAGGCTGCCGGGGCGGGGGGCGTACCTGTGCGGTGCCGGTTGTTTGACGGCAGCGCTCAAGCGTAAGGCGCTGGGCAGGGCCTTCCGAGGCAAGGCGGGGCAGGTTGACCCGTCGCAGCTCGGACAGGCTTGGGAGTGA
- the rimP gene encoding ribosome maturation factor RimP, translating to MESKNIKQTVEEQAATLLDPIVANEGLELVDLEYVREREGWVLRLFIDKPGGRVGLEECSQVSRAVDPVLDVEDFIPQEYSLEVSSPGVNRPLKKPVHFERVKGQKVKVKTFGPLGDPPRKNFAGTLTDVAADAISVDVEGGGNFRIPFKDIAKANLEFEF from the coding sequence ATGGAGTCGAAGAACATCAAACAGACGGTGGAGGAACAGGCGGCGACGCTGCTCGACCCCATCGTGGCGAACGAAGGCCTGGAGCTGGTGGACCTGGAGTACGTCCGCGAGCGTGAGGGCTGGGTGTTGCGGCTGTTCATCGACAAGCCAGGTGGCCGGGTGGGTCTGGAGGAGTGCTCCCAGGTGTCGCGCGCCGTGGATCCGGTGCTCGACGTGGAGGACTTCATCCCCCAGGAATACAGCCTGGAGGTTTCCAGCCCCGGCGTGAACCGGCCGTTGAAGAAGCCGGTGCACTTCGAGCGGGTGAAGGGACAGAAGGTCAAGGTGAAGACCTTCGGTCCGTTGGGCGATCCTCCGCGAAAGAACTTCGCCGGAACGCTCACCGACGTGGCGGCCGACGCCATTTCCGTGGACGTGGAAGGGGGCGGCAACTTCCGCATCCCCTTCAAGGACATCGCCAAGGCCAATCTGGAGTTCGAGTTCTAG
- the nusA gene encoding transcription termination factor NusA yields the protein MATPANPAVNLNLVLDQVAKDKGIERAVLIATLEDAMKTAAKKHFGQERNLEAKYDPDKGVVELFQAITVVDQIVDPIQAVNQIAMEEAHKKGMEVEADDELVFQIFYRDEDAAEAKAQDDQYGDILRLKTFRRGFGRIAAQTAKQVILQRTRDAERENVFNEYRDRKNEIVTGIARRFERGNIVVDLGRAEAVLPVREQVPRETYRPGDRVQAYVLDVLRESKGPQIVLSRASVNLLTKLFEMEVPEIAEGIVVIEAAAREPGGRAKIAVSSRDSDVDPVGACVGMKGSRVQAVVQELRGEKIDIVPYDEDPARFVCSALAPAEVSRVIIDEANHAMELIVPDDQLSLAIGRRGQNVRLAAQLTGWKLDINSESRVREMREFASRSLGALPGVNEMLVETLYAHGFRQARDVADANAEMLAQIPGIDPARIPSMQEEARKRMVEDQQELSRMDHEREQARLAEARRHPDELSQPERMARVRGVGEKTIEQLILAGYRTVEDIANEKDLTRLGDVPGVGIKKARQLKSAAENYLVEEAKLRAELNAERSLLASAGGSEGAEAAKAP from the coding sequence ATGGCAACCCCAGCCAACCCGGCCGTCAACCTCAACCTCGTTCTGGACCAGGTCGCCAAGGACAAGGGCATCGAGCGGGCTGTGCTCATCGCGACCCTCGAGGACGCGATGAAGACCGCGGCCAAGAAGCACTTTGGCCAGGAACGCAACCTCGAGGCCAAGTACGACCCGGACAAGGGCGTGGTGGAGCTGTTCCAGGCCATCACCGTCGTCGACCAGATCGTCGACCCCATCCAGGCGGTCAACCAGATCGCCATGGAAGAGGCCCACAAGAAGGGCATGGAAGTGGAAGCCGACGACGAGCTCGTCTTCCAGATCTTCTACCGTGACGAGGACGCCGCGGAGGCCAAGGCCCAGGACGACCAGTACGGGGACATCCTCCGGCTGAAGACCTTCCGCCGCGGCTTCGGCCGCATCGCGGCCCAGACGGCCAAGCAGGTCATCCTGCAGCGCACGCGGGACGCCGAGCGCGAGAACGTCTTCAACGAGTACCGCGACCGCAAGAACGAGATCGTCACCGGCATCGCCCGCCGGTTCGAGCGCGGCAACATCGTGGTGGACCTGGGCCGCGCGGAAGCCGTGCTGCCCGTGCGCGAGCAGGTCCCGCGTGAGACCTACCGCCCGGGCGACCGCGTCCAGGCCTACGTGCTGGACGTGCTGCGCGAGTCCAAGGGCCCGCAGATCGTCCTGTCGCGCGCGTCCGTGAACCTGCTCACCAAGCTCTTCGAGATGGAGGTGCCGGAGATCGCCGAAGGCATCGTCGTCATCGAGGCGGCGGCCCGCGAGCCCGGTGGCCGCGCGAAGATCGCCGTGTCCAGCCGTGACTCGGACGTGGACCCGGTGGGCGCGTGCGTCGGCATGAAGGGCAGCCGCGTGCAGGCGGTGGTGCAGGAGCTTCGCGGGGAGAAGATCGACATCGTCCCCTACGACGAGGATCCGGCCCGCTTCGTGTGCTCGGCCCTGGCCCCCGCGGAGGTCAGCCGCGTCATCATCGACGAGGCGAACCACGCCATGGAGCTCATCGTCCCGGACGACCAGCTGTCGCTCGCCATCGGTCGGCGCGGGCAGAACGTGCGCCTGGCCGCCCAGCTGACCGGCTGGAAGCTGGACATCAACAGCGAGAGCCGCGTGCGGGAGATGCGCGAGTTCGCGAGCCGCTCGCTGGGCGCGCTGCCGGGCGTCAACGAGATGCTGGTGGAGACGCTCTACGCCCACGGCTTCCGGCAGGCGCGGGACGTGGCGGACGCGAACGCGGAGATGCTGGCGCAGATCCCCGGCATCGACCCCGCCCGCATCCCCTCCATGCAGGAGGAGGCGCGCAAGCGCATGGTGGAGGACCAGCAGGAGCTGTCGCGCATGGACCACGAGCGCGAGCAGGCCCGCCTGGCCGAGGCCCGCCGCCACCCGGACGAGCTGTCCCAGCCGGAGCGCATGGCGCGCGTGCGCGGCGTTGGCGAGAAGACCATCGAGCAGCTCATCCTCGCCGGCTACCGCACGGTGGAGGACATCGCGAACGAGAAGGACCTCACCCGCCTGGGTGACGTGCCAGGGGTGGGCATCAAGAAGGCCCGCCAGCTCAAGAGCGCCGCGGAGAACTACCTTGTGGAAGAGGCCAAGCTCCGCGCGGAACTGAACGCGGAGAGGAGCCTGCTGGCGTCGGCCGGCGGCTCGGAGGGCGCGGAAGCGGCCAAGGCACCGTAA